AGATCGAGTGTGGCCGCCGTCGAACGACGGTCCGTGGTTGGAAGGCTGAGCGCTAGAACCACGGCCGTTGCGTGTGGGGCGATGGTCAGCGTATCGGCCACGGGGAGCGTGGGAGGCGAGTCGATGACGATCGCGTCATACTGCCCCTTCAACCGCATGAGGAGCGTAGCGAACGACCGCGATAACAACTCGGTGGGGTCCGGAGCCGGCTCGAGCGTCGGTAGTACGTCCAGGCCCACGCCGTCCAGATGGACCGTGACTGGCCTGCCGCTACCATCGGGGTTCTCCAGGAACGCTCTAAGCACGGAGTTGCCAACCTGATCCTTCGTCAACCCGGCCCTGGCTGATACCGTGGGTTTCCGCATGTCTGCGTCTATCAGCAACGTGTTGTAGTCATTCCTCGCGAGGCTCTGTGCCAGGCCCAGCGCCACGGTGCTCTTCCCCTCGGCGGGACCGGGGCTAGTCACGACGATGACCTTGGGTAGGTCCTGAGAAGTTGCGAACATGATGTTAGTGCGGAGGTAACCGGTCGCCTCGCTGGGTAGGCGCGTGGTCCCCGATGGAAGTCGCGGGAACTCTCCCAGGACAGGTAGTTCCGTCGCGCGCTGTATGTCCTCGGAGTTGCGGAAGCGCGTGTTCATGGCCTCCCGCAACATGACGAGGCCGTATACGAGGAAGAGTCCTAGGGTGAAGGCCAGTGCAGCGTTGCGCGCGGGTTGAGGTCTCGATGGTCGCAGGGCTGGCATCGCCGGCTCGAGTACCTCGAGGAGCCCGACCGCCGATGCGCTGAGGGCGCGTACCGCGTTCAGCTGGTTCGCTCTGTCGGCCCGCAGGGCCTTGATTCCCTCCACCTGCGTCGACTGCGAGGCATCTGATCCGACGCCCGTGGAAGCACCAACGATCTCCGCATCGAAAGCGTCGATCTGTGACTGGAGGGTCGCGATGAGGACTTGGAGGTTCTGCTTAGCTCGCGCTATGTCCCAGCCGAGAAGCGCATTCCCGAGGGCGTTAGCCGCCTCCGCCGCCCACGACGGATCGGCGTCTCGCACCGTCACGCGCAAGAGGCTCGACTGCTGGGCCGATTCAGCCCGCACACTCACTACTTTCGAGAACGCCCCGACCGTAGCGACGCCAGCGTCGTGGACACCAAGCGTCTCGAGGGCTGTCGACAGAACTGGGTAACTCTTCGCAGCGGCCTGGTACGCCGTGATGTCGATAGTGGGTGCGGTTACAAGCGAGACTCCGAACGTGCCCTGGGCGCTGCCTGGTCTACTGACCAGCAGCGTTGCAGTCGAGTCGTACTCGGGCGTCATGCGCCTGCTCAAGTAGTAGGTCAACCCGGTAGCGCCAAGTGCAACGGCAAGTGCGAACACCAATCCGCGGCGCAGCAATTGAACTAGGTCCTGAAGGCTTATCTCCTCTTCGTATTCCATGTCTTGCGATACTTCCTATCGCTGCATGCGCGGAAGGAATACCCGTCCCCCTGGCCTCCCCCAGCACATCTCCCC
The sequence above is drawn from the Trueperaceae bacterium genome and encodes:
- a CDS encoding AAA family ATPase gives rise to the protein MEYEEEISLQDLVQLLRRGLVFALAVALGATGLTYYLSRRMTPEYDSTATLLVSRPGSAQGTFGVSLVTAPTIDITAYQAAAKSYPVLSTALETLGVHDAGVATVGAFSKVVSVRAESAQQSSLLRVTVRDADPSWAAEAANALGNALLGWDIARAKQNLQVLIATLQSQIDAFDAEIVGASTGVGSDASQSTQVEGIKALRADRANQLNAVRALSASAVGLLEVLEPAMPALRPSRPQPARNAALAFTLGLFLVYGLVMLREAMNTRFRNSEDIQRATELPVLGEFPRLPSGTTRLPSEATGYLRTNIMFATSQDLPKVIVVTSPGPAEGKSTVALGLAQSLARNDYNTLLIDADMRKPTVSARAGLTKDQVGNSVLRAFLENPDGSGRPVTVHLDGVGLDVLPTLEPAPDPTELLSRSFATLLMRLKGQYDAIVIDSPPTLPVADTLTIAPHATAVVLALSLPTTDRRSTAATLDLYERIGVRVLGTVITNVDHGGRAARVGKYGYGYGYGYGYGYGPQAGAHPKSDVATPSRKQLLPRRQDGY